The DNA region TCTGGCTCATCCCCGATCGCCAGGGCCTGAAGCCGTCCTACGAGCAGCGGGAGTACCCGGAGGCCGAGCGGCGCGGGAAGCTGCGCCTCGTCGCGGCGCCCGACGGCGCCGGCGGCGCGACCACGCTCCACGCGGACGCGCGGGTGTACGCCACGCTGCTCGCGGCCGGCGAGCGCGTCGCGCTCCCGCTCGCGCCGGGCCGGCACGCCTGGGTGCAGGTGGCGCGCGGCGAGGCGACCGTGAACGGCGAGCGGCTCCGCGCCGGCGACGGCGCGGCGCTGTCCGGCGAGGCGGAGGTCGCGCTCGCCGGGGCCGGGGAGGGCACCGCCGAGGTCCTCGTGTTCGACCTCGCCTGAACGCCCGCTGTTCCGCCGGCGCGCGGGTTGGTCTAGAACCACGGGCGTGCCGCCGAACACGCCCGCCGACGACCTCGCGCGCTGGGTCCCCCGCCTGCTCGCCACCTGGCGCGCGGCGCGCAAGGGCCCGCCGCGCCGCGGACCCCGCCCCCCGCCCGACGCGCTCCTGCCCGAGGAGCTGCGCGAGGTGGGGGCGGCGGTGGCCCGGCTCTCCCGCGGCCTCACCCGCGA from Anaeromyxobacter dehalogenans 2CP-C includes:
- a CDS encoding pirin family protein; the encoded protein is MITVRKTEARGHFDHGWLDTRHTFSFADYHDEAHMGFRALRVVNEDRVKPGEGFGTHGHRDMEILSYVLGGTLAHRDSTGGGGRLRPGEVQRMSAGTGVMHSEYNGSDREEVHFLQIWLIPDRQGLKPSYEQREYPEAERRGKLRLVAAPDGAGGATTLHADARVYATLLAAGERVALPLAPGRHAWVQVARGEATVNGERLRAGDGAALSGEAEVALAGAGEGTAEVLVFDLA